GGAAACGTATAAAGAGCTGCTGCCATATGAGCTGGCGGCTGATTATTTTGTGGATGCGGGCCTTGGAATCGAAATTGTGCGCTTTGCCCGTAATTTCTATAAACTGGTCGACCTGAGCAACGGTAAAAAAGCAAACGATGCGGACATTCAGGAATGCCTTGATCAATTGAAAGCCACCTCCGCCGGGTTCTTTAAAAATTATGATACACGCATTGATCAAGAAGTGATGGCGGCATTGCTGCAGATGTACTATAAAGACCTGGATCCGGCCTATGTGCCCGATGTAGTACTAAATAACGGAACGGCCACAAATGGTGATTTTACTGCCTATACAGCTGAGTGCTTTAAAAAATCCTTTATGGTTTCAGAAGAAAAAGTAAATGAATTCCTTATGAATTATAAGCCGGGCAAGGCTTCCGTTATAAAGAAAGATCCGATTTTTATTCTTTCTTCGGGGCTGTATTCTTTTTATGCTGAAAATATCTATGCCAAAGTATCGATGATGGAAGAGGAGGTGAACGGTTATTATCGCAAATACATGCGCGGCCTTATGGAAATGGATACCCTCAAGCATTTTTACCCCGATGCCAATCTTACGATGCGAGTTACCTACGGAAAAATTGGTGGCTATCATCCTCGTGATGCGGTTGACTATTCCTGGTTTACAACACTTCCCGGAATAATGAAAAAGGAAGATACGGCCGTTTATGATTATCTGGTGGATCCGAAACTGAAAACACTCTGCGCCAATAAAGACTATGGGCAATGGGCCGATGCCGATGGAAATATGCATGTTTGTTTTATTGCCTCTAATCATACCACCGGCGGTAATTCCGGAAGTCCTGTGCTGAATGCCGAAGGTCAACTTATCGGTATCAATTTCGACAGGGTGTGGGAAGGAACGATGAGCGACATTGCTTTTGATCCGGAACGATGCCGCAACATTGCCGTTGACATTCGCTATTGCCTGTTTATCATTGATAAATTTGCCGGTTCCAAAAGGCTGATTGATGAAATGACCCTCGTTAAGTAGACTTGAGTCTTCGATTCTTTACAACAGCATATTCATAGCCGTTTCATGCCTGTTTTATAACGGTTATTGCATTAATTTACGAATTACACCTAATTTGAATTAAGTATATTACTGACGTGTTCACATACGTGTAACTATCAATAATATATGCCTTATTTTAGAAATGTTATAAATATAACAATGCGTTTTGGTCTGTTTAGACATTTTGTACTTTAGCAGCCATTATATAATGTATAAATCAGCCAGCCGGTTTTTTTTAATTTTCGAAAACCGCTTACGTATTCAGGGAGTCTTAAATATTAAGAGTTAAACTTAAAAATGGTTTCTACCTACGTAATAAATGATTTATTTTTACCAACCCCTAACTTCTAACCCCCAACCCCCTAATTATGAGAATAGAAAGAATCTACCACCAAAAAGACAAGAAGGTTCAGGACCAGGTTGACCTTGGGATGATAGACGCGCTCATCAGTAAATACAAAGGAAAAAAGGGGAACATGATTCCTCTGTTGCAAGGTGTTCAGGAGACCTATGGTTATATTCCGGAAGTGGCATTTTATAAACTTGCCGAGGAAGCCGGTCTGAAGTTGAACGACATGTATGGTGTAGCCACCTTCTATGCACAGTTCAGGCTGAATCCTGTTGGCAAGCATATTATTAAAGTATGCCACGGAACTGCTTGTCACGTGCAGAATGCCAACTCAATTACCGATGCTTTGCAGGAATCTTTGGGTATTAAAGATGGCGAAACTACCGAAGACCGGATCTTTACACTTGAATCCGTTGCCTGTCTCGGATGCTGTTCACTGGCACCGGTTATGATGCTGGGAGATGAAACTTATGGTAAACTTACCGGCAGCGAAGCCGTTAGTATTGTAAAAAATATAAAAATCCGCGAAAGCAATTAAAGAACCAATGTGATGATGCGGATAAAATTTCGCATTACGCAGATAACAACAGAATTATTATGGCAAACACAAAAGTTATTGTTGGGCTTGGAAGTTGCGGAATTGCCGCCGGTGCAAATAAAACATACCTCAAGATTGAAGCACTGAAGCACACCGACAATCTGAATTTTGAATTAAAGAAAACGAGCTGTATCGGTATGTGCTTTCGCGAACCTTTGGTGGAAGTTATTGACGACAGTGGTTCGTATATCTATGGGAATATTGACGAAGACCGAGCCATCGAAATCATTGAAAAGCATATAAAAAATGGTGAAGTTGTTAAAGAATTTGTTGTAAAGACTGATCTCTTCGAAACGGCAGACAATCATTTTTTTCGTGACCAGGTGCGTATCGCACTGCGTAATTGCGGCATGATAGACCCCGAGAAAATTGAAGAATATGAAAGCCGTGATGGTTATAAATCCATTGCGCGCATTGCTTCTGAGAAGCTTGAACGCGCTGCCGTGATACAAACAATGATAGACAGCGGGTTGCGAGGACGCGGCGGCGGCGGCTTTCCTACGGGCATGAAATGGCGGTTTGCCAACAATTACAAATCACCTGAGAAATATGTAATCTGTAATGCCGATGAGGGCGACCCCGGCGCCTTCATGGATCGTTCGCTGCTGGAAGGCGACCCACACTCGGTGATAGAAGGGATGATTATTGCAGCCTATGCCATTGAAGCAACCGGAGGCGTTATCTATTGCCGTGCCGAGTATCCGCTTGCCATTAAACGACTGAACATTGCCCTTGATCAGGCTCGTGCCAAGGGTTATCTTGGTAAAAACATTTTTGGAATAGCAGATTTTAATTTTGATATCTATATAAAGGAAGGTGCCGGTGCGTTTGTATGCGGTGAAGAAACAGCTCTTATTGCATCCGTCGAAGGGAAGCGCGGTATGCCCCGCAAGCGCCCGCCATTCCCGGCCGAATCGGGATTATGGAGAAAACCCACAAATATTAATAATGTAGAAACCCTTGCCAATGTTCCTTACATCATACTCAATGGTGCAGGAGCATTTAATAAATACGGAACAGAAAAAAGTAAAGGCACCAAAGTATTTGCCCTTGCCGGAAAAATCAACCATTCGGGTCTTGTTGAAGTACCAATGGGCGTTACCATACGCGATATTATTTTTAAACTGGGCGGTGGCATTCCTAAAAACAAAAAATTTAAAGCGGTGCAGCTTGGCGGCCCTTCAGGTGGCTGTATTCCCGAATACCTTGCCGATACCATAGTTGACTATGATTCGGTTACCGCTACCGGTGCTATTATGGGCTCGGGCGGTATGGTGGTCATGGACGAAACTACCTGTATGGTTGATGTGGCGCGCTTTTTCCTGAATTTTACTCAGGAAGAATCATGCGGAAAGTGTACTTTTTGCAGGATAGGCACAAAACGAATGCTCGAAATTCTTACGCGCATCACCGAGGGTAAAGGACAGGAAGAAGACCTTGCACGTCTCGAAGAACTAGCGTATCAGATTAAAGATAATTCATTGTGCGGTCTGGGGCAAACAGCACCCAACCCTGTTCTCACGACCATGAAATATTTCCGCAATGAATATGAAGCTCACATCCGCGATAAAAAATGTCCGGCTAAAGTTTGCAAGCAGCTAATCACTTATACCGTTGATGCCGATAAATGTACCGGCTGTACGGTATGTGCAAAAAAATGTCCGGTACAGGCCATCAGCGGCGAACGCAAAAAAGTTCATCTCATTGATCAGGTAATCTGCATCAAATGCGGCGACTGCTTCAACAGATGCAAGTTTGATGCAATCATACTTTCATAATTTGTCTAATAAATAATCATAGAATACGATGAGCAACAATCTGAATATAATCCTGAACGGAAAAAGTGTTATTGGAAATAAAGGTGAAACCATTCTTGAACTTGCTACCCGGCAAGGTATTGAGATTCCGACACTGTGCCATGACGCCAGGCTTGAGCCTTATACGTCATGCTATCTCTGCGTTGTAGAAGTTGAAGGCATGCGCGGGCTCCAACCAGCCTGCTCTACAAAGGTGAACGAAGGGATGAAAATTGATACACACAACACTAAGATATTTAAAGCGCGCAAGGCGGCTTTGGACTTGCTGCTGAGCAATCACTATGCCGATTGTCTGGGTCCGTGTAAACAAACCTGCCCTGCCGGCGTTGATGTTCAGGGTTACATCAGCCTGATTGATAAAGGCATGTACAGCGAAGCCATTGCACTCATTAAAGAAACCAATCCGCTTCCCGCTATTTGCGGTCGTGTTTGTGTTCGTCCCTGTGAAGTTGCCTGCAGGCGCAACCTCCTTGACGAAGGTGCTGCTGTTGGTATTGATTATTTGAAACGCTTTGCGGCAGATTATGATCTGGCATCCGAGCATAAATATATACCGGAAATTAAACCGGCAACGGGTAAAAAAGTTGCGATTATTGGTGCGGGTCCCGGCGGACTTTCAGCTGCTTTTTTCCTGCAGAAAGAAGGCCATCAGGCTGATATTTTCGAAGCCAGTCCGGCGGCAGGAGGCTGGCTGCGATATGGAATTCCTGAATATCGTCTTCCCAATAATCTGCTTCAGCAGGAAGTTGACAATATCACTGAAATAGGTGTAAACATTCTTTATAACCAGAAGCTTGGCGAAAACCTTAGTTACAAAGCGCTGAAGTATAAATATGACGCCATTATTCTGGCAATAGGTTCACAAAAAGGAACATCCATTGGATGCGATGGCGACGATGCCGAGAACGTTTTTTCCGGTATTGATTTTCTGAAGCAAATGGAAATCAGCGGCAAGAAATACGACTTTTCGGGAAAAACCGTGGGTGTGATTGGTGGTGGCAATACTGCGATGGACTGCTGTCGCTCCGCCATGCGCTGTGGCGCGAAAAAAGTTTTTGTAGTGTATCGCCGTACCGAAAAAGAAATGCCGGCAAATCCCATTGAAATTCATGAATCGAAACTGGAGGGCATTGATTATCATTTTCTGACAGCACCCGTTCGTGTAAACAAAGATGATAAAGGCAGAATAAAATCGCTTACCTGCATTAAAATGGATCTTGGCGAACCCGATGCATCAGGTCGCAGAAGACCGGTACCTGTGGCCGGTTCGGAGTTTGACCTCGAAATGGATTACGCTCTTGCTGCCATCGGACAGAAAACAGACATCAACTTCCTGAACGATGTAAACAGTAATACTGAAACAGGCGAGCTGAAAATAAATAAGTGGGGCGATATTGATGCCAGCGCTTCAACACTTCAAACGGGCGTGAACAGAATTTTTGCCTGCGGTGATGGAGTTACAGGTCCTGCCACACTTATTCAGGCTGTCGGTCAGGCAAAAATTGCAGCACTCAGCTGTCATCAGTTTCTGATGGGTATGCCTTTGATTCCTGAAAAACAGGGTTTCATTTCAAAAAGGGAAAACTTTAAACCTCAGGTAAAAGAAGATTATCTCGGTAAATATTCGACTCAGGAACGACACGAAATGCCTACTCTTGACCCCAACAGCCGCAAGAATTTTAAAGAAGTTGAGTTGGGTTATGAAGGCGAGAAAGAAGCCCGGATGGAAGCCCAACGATGTCTTGAATGCGGCTGCTCAGAATATTATGTGTGCGATTTAAAACGCTATGCTACAGAATACGAAGCTGACCAGAAAAAATTCAACGGCGATTTCAGAGAATATGAAGTGGATTTCCGTCATCCGTATATAGAAATTGATAATAATAAATGTATACTGTGTTCGCGTTGTATCCGCATTTGCAGTGAAGTTGTGGGTGCCAATGCGCTGGGTCTGGTAGAGCGCGGTTTCAAAACATTTGTTGCTCCAAGTCTTGGGCAGTCGCTTACCGATACCCAATGCGAGTCGTGCGGTATGTGTGTTACAACCTGTCCGACCGGAGCCATCACTGAAAATGTGACGTTCAAACCGGGACCGGTTACAGCTGAAACATTTGATACTATTTGCAATTATTGCTCCGTTGGCTGCGAAATAACGGTTCACCACCGCAAGCAGCGTGTTATTAAAGTTACAGGTCGCAAGGGCAGAGTAAACAAAGACGGTAATATCTGCCGTTTCCCACGGTTTGGGTACGATTATCTGAATGATAACCAACGTATCACCCGTCCAATGATTAAGGTTAACGGCAAGTTTGAACCTGCAGGTTTTGCGGAAGCCTATGATGCCATTACCAAAAAAATCAAGAGTGTTAAGCCTGATCAGAATGCTTTTTTTGCCGGTGCGCGTCTCACAAACGAAGAAATGTATCTGGTGCAAAAGTTGGCCCGTTTTGGTGCGAAAACCAATAATGTAGGCAGTTTCCACTATCTGGGCAGGGGCGATGAATATTTGAACAGTTCCAGATTTAATGTTCCCTTTGATCAGCTGAGTGGTGCCGGAAAGATTTGGCTGTTAGGGTCGGAGATTAATACAGACAACGCCGTTATCGGTTTTATGGTAAATAATCTTCATAATAAACAACACGTTCCGCTTGAAAATATCACCGTAAGGGAAAACAGCAGCGTAAAGCATAAAGTGGATAAGAACACCGTAATTAAGGATTATTACTTCTTTGTGAAAGCCGTAAATCATTATCTGCTATCCAACGGACTAGAGAACGCATTGTTTATTAAGGATAACTGCAGCGGATTCGATACCTATAAAGCAGCCTTGCTGGCCGAGAATTTCAACGAGCTGGTGGAAAAAGGTTCCTGCTGTGAAGAATGTGTAGTGGATTTTGCCACAGATTTCAATAAGCAGATGAATGCAATCCTTATTTATTCCGAAAAGGAGGTGCCATCAAATGCAGTTGCAGAACTCAGAAACCTGTCACTCATTACCGGCAAGCTCGGTAAAACATCGATGGGTATGCTTGCACTGAAAGAGAAAAACAATGCACAGGGGCTTTCGGATATGGGTATTCATCCTCAATTTGGCGTTGGTGGCGTATCTGTTGACGATAGCACTCTGCTCAAGAAAATGAAGGACATATGGGGTACGTCGGAATTGCCGGAGAAATTTGTTGGCGTGCAAACCGGCTTGCTTGAAAAAGGTGACGTGAAAAACTTGCTTATTTTTGGTGAAGATCCTATAGGAACAGCCATAGATAAAGACTTGGTAAATAATTGGTTCAAAAAGGCGGATTTTATAGTGGTACAGGATTGTTTTATGACAGAGACAGCTGCTGCCGCCGATATTATTTTACCGGCCTCGTTCCCGATTGAAACGGGCGGAGGTTTT
This is a stretch of genomic DNA from Bacteroidota bacterium. It encodes these proteins:
- the nuoE gene encoding NADH-quinone oxidoreductase subunit NuoE — translated: MRIERIYHQKDKKVQDQVDLGMIDALISKYKGKKGNMIPLLQGVQETYGYIPEVAFYKLAEEAGLKLNDMYGVATFYAQFRLNPVGKHIIKVCHGTACHVQNANSITDALQESLGIKDGETTEDRIFTLESVACLGCCSLAPVMMLGDETYGKLTGSEAVSIVKNIKIRESN
- a CDS encoding NADH-quinone oxidoreductase subunit NuoF, with protein sequence MANTKVIVGLGSCGIAAGANKTYLKIEALKHTDNLNFELKKTSCIGMCFREPLVEVIDDSGSYIYGNIDEDRAIEIIEKHIKNGEVVKEFVVKTDLFETADNHFFRDQVRIALRNCGMIDPEKIEEYESRDGYKSIARIASEKLERAAVIQTMIDSGLRGRGGGGFPTGMKWRFANNYKSPEKYVICNADEGDPGAFMDRSLLEGDPHSVIEGMIIAAYAIEATGGVIYCRAEYPLAIKRLNIALDQARAKGYLGKNIFGIADFNFDIYIKEGAGAFVCGEETALIASVEGKRGMPRKRPPFPAESGLWRKPTNINNVETLANVPYIILNGAGAFNKYGTEKSKGTKVFALAGKINHSGLVEVPMGVTIRDIIFKLGGGIPKNKKFKAVQLGGPSGGCIPEYLADTIVDYDSVTATGAIMGSGGMVVMDETTCMVDVARFFLNFTQEESCGKCTFCRIGTKRMLEILTRITEGKGQEEDLARLEELAYQIKDNSLCGLGQTAPNPVLTTMKYFRNEYEAHIRDKKCPAKVCKQLITYTVDADKCTGCTVCAKKCPVQAISGERKKVHLIDQVICIKCGDCFNRCKFDAIILS
- a CDS encoding FAD-dependent oxidoreductase yields the protein MSNNLNIILNGKSVIGNKGETILELATRQGIEIPTLCHDARLEPYTSCYLCVVEVEGMRGLQPACSTKVNEGMKIDTHNTKIFKARKAALDLLLSNHYADCLGPCKQTCPAGVDVQGYISLIDKGMYSEAIALIKETNPLPAICGRVCVRPCEVACRRNLLDEGAAVGIDYLKRFAADYDLASEHKYIPEIKPATGKKVAIIGAGPGGLSAAFFLQKEGHQADIFEASPAAGGWLRYGIPEYRLPNNLLQQEVDNITEIGVNILYNQKLGENLSYKALKYKYDAIILAIGSQKGTSIGCDGDDAENVFSGIDFLKQMEISGKKYDFSGKTVGVIGGGNTAMDCCRSAMRCGAKKVFVVYRRTEKEMPANPIEIHESKLEGIDYHFLTAPVRVNKDDKGRIKSLTCIKMDLGEPDASGRRRPVPVAGSEFDLEMDYALAAIGQKTDINFLNDVNSNTETGELKINKWGDIDASASTLQTGVNRIFACGDGVTGPATLIQAVGQAKIAALSCHQFLMGMPLIPEKQGFISKRENFKPQVKEDYLGKYSTQERHEMPTLDPNSRKNFKEVELGYEGEKEARMEAQRCLECGCSEYYVCDLKRYATEYEADQKKFNGDFREYEVDFRHPYIEIDNNKCILCSRCIRICSEVVGANALGLVERGFKTFVAPSLGQSLTDTQCESCGMCVTTCPTGAITENVTFKPGPVTAETFDTICNYCSVGCEITVHHRKQRVIKVTGRKGRVNKDGNICRFPRFGYDYLNDNQRITRPMIKVNGKFEPAGFAEAYDAITKKIKSVKPDQNAFFAGARLTNEEMYLVQKLARFGAKTNNVGSFHYLGRGDEYLNSSRFNVPFDQLSGAGKIWLLGSEINTDNAVIGFMVNNLHNKQHVPLENITVRENSSVKHKVDKNTVIKDYYFFVKAVNHYLLSNGLENALFIKDNCSGFDTYKAALLAENFNELVEKGSCCEECVVDFATDFNKQMNAILIYSEKEVPSNAVAELRNLSLITGKLGKTSMGMLALKEKNNAQGLSDMGIHPQFGVGGVSVDDSTLLKKMKDIWGTSELPEKFVGVQTGLLEKGDVKNLLIFGEDPIGTAIDKDLVNNWFKKADFIVVQDCFMTETAAAADIILPASFPIETGGGFTNTQQYLQRFERAPKFDAVLERQSYEQLLDLLGKFGTHKISDTTDVMMEAIQLLPQPNGHTHAFVISAAGCGPRLFDSGADAITAKFEREFSERFA